The proteins below are encoded in one region of Parvicella tangerina:
- the rho gene encoding transcription termination factor Rho — MYDIKQLSSLKLAELKEVAQKQGLTKYERLKKQDLIYKILDEQAEVLAKKSDAGDNKQSKRPRKKTNPPANQQNEKKAPAKQENSSKDGGRSRNPRNNNQNKDQEGGDLFSQNKSDDKPESNQEKRNPRSNKSDNKNSNNNNNNNNNNGNNNNNNNRQNNNNNNNRSNRKDNNSGGRHRKQEKKDPALEHGYNFDGMVFNEGVLELMPEGYGFLRSSDYNYLNSPDDVYVSQSQVKMYGLKTGDTVKAMIRPPREGERYFPLIEVEQVNGRDPEWIRDRVPFKYLTPLFPDERIKLTGHDNESMSTRIMDLFSPIGKGQRGMIVAQPKTGKTVLLKDVANAIAANHPEIYLIVLLIDERPEEVTDMKRSVKAEVVASTFDEPADRHVKVANIVLEKAKRMTESGHDVCILLDSITRLARAYNTVMPASGKVLTGGVDANALQRPKRFFGAARKIENGGSLTILATALTDTGSKMDEVIFEEFKGTGNMELQLDRKIANRRIFPAIDILASGTRREDLLMGKEELQRVWLLRKYLADMNPIEAMEFLKDRLAGTSSNEEFLVSMNG, encoded by the coding sequence ATGTACGATATTAAGCAATTAAGCAGCCTGAAGTTGGCTGAGTTGAAGGAGGTTGCCCAGAAACAAGGGTTAACGAAGTATGAGAGGCTGAAAAAACAAGACTTGATCTATAAGATTTTAGACGAGCAGGCTGAGGTTTTAGCAAAAAAATCAGATGCTGGCGATAACAAACAGAGCAAGAGGCCACGAAAAAAGACCAACCCTCCTGCTAATCAACAAAATGAAAAGAAGGCTCCTGCCAAGCAAGAGAATTCTTCTAAAGATGGAGGAAGATCCCGAAACCCTAGAAATAATAACCAGAACAAGGATCAAGAAGGAGGAGATCTTTTCAGTCAGAATAAGTCGGACGACAAGCCTGAATCAAATCAGGAAAAAAGGAATCCAAGATCCAACAAGTCGGATAATAAAAACTCCAACAACAACAACAATAATAATAATAATAACGGTAATAACAATAACAACAATAACCGTCAGAACAATAATAACAACAATAACAGATCCAATCGTAAAGACAATAACAGCGGAGGACGTCATAGAAAGCAAGAAAAGAAGGACCCTGCGCTTGAGCATGGTTACAACTTTGATGGAATGGTCTTCAATGAAGGGGTGCTGGAGTTAATGCCTGAAGGTTATGGGTTTTTAAGATCATCAGATTATAACTACCTCAACTCTCCTGATGATGTTTATGTATCTCAGTCGCAAGTGAAAATGTATGGGCTTAAAACTGGAGATACGGTTAAGGCAATGATCCGTCCACCAAGAGAAGGTGAGCGATATTTTCCGCTGATCGAAGTAGAGCAAGTTAATGGTAGAGACCCTGAATGGATCAGAGATAGAGTGCCGTTTAAATATCTTACTCCACTTTTTCCTGATGAAAGAATTAAGTTAACAGGACATGATAATGAGTCAATGAGTACGCGTATCATGGATCTATTCTCACCTATCGGGAAAGGACAACGTGGAATGATCGTGGCTCAACCGAAAACAGGTAAAACAGTGTTGTTGAAAGATGTTGCAAATGCCATCGCTGCGAATCACCCGGAGATTTATCTGATTGTTTTATTGATCGATGAGCGACCAGAGGAGGTGACCGATATGAAACGAAGTGTTAAGGCAGAAGTTGTGGCTTCAACATTTGATGAGCCTGCTGATCGACACGTAAAAGTGGCAAATATTGTTCTCGAGAAGGCAAAAAGAATGACAGAAAGTGGTCACGATGTTTGTATCCTTCTGGATAGTATTACGCGACTGGCAAGAGCTTACAATACGGTTATGCCTGCGTCAGGTAAAGTACTTACAGGAGGTGTGGATGCAAATGCACTTCAACGACCAAAACGTTTCTTTGGTGCTGCAAGAAAAATAGAGAATGGAGGTTCTTTAACGATCCTTGCAACAGCGCTAACGGATACCGGCTCTAAAATGGATGAGGTCATCTTTGAAGAGTTTAAAGGTACGGGTAACATGGAATTGCAATTGGATAGAAAGATCGCCAATAGAAGAATATTCCCGGCAATTGATATACTGGCATCTGGTACAAGACGGGAAGATCTATTGATGGGGAAAGAAGAGTTACAGAGAGTATGGTTACTAAGAAAGTACCTCGCAGATATGAACCCGATCGAAGCAATGGAGTTCTTGAAAGATAGACTAGCTGGAACGTCTAGTAATGAGGAATTCCTCGTGTCTATGAATGGATAA
- a CDS encoding DUF4293 domain-containing protein, which produces MWQRAQTIYLALVIISMCLTLALPFAIYPMESGDVSFNLFGLSPKSDSVSVWFPYYIIIALIVGLALFGITQFKNRKRQLNLGKINYLLILGMVVMLFFDTTRIADGLSMSEESIKFQFGLYMPVIAFAFTFLANRRIKKDEELVKSVERLR; this is translated from the coding sequence ATGTGGCAAAGAGCACAAACTATTTATCTTGCATTAGTTATCATTAGCATGTGTTTAACACTAGCACTTCCATTTGCAATTTACCCAATGGAATCGGGTGATGTTTCTTTTAACCTATTTGGACTATCTCCGAAATCTGATAGTGTTTCAGTTTGGTTTCCTTATTACATCATCATAGCGCTGATTGTTGGACTTGCTCTTTTTGGAATCACTCAGTTTAAGAACAGAAAACGTCAATTAAACCTGGGGAAAATCAATTACCTTTTAATTCTGGGAATGGTGGTTATGTTGTTTTTTGATACCACCCGTATAGCAGACGGTTTATCCATGTCTGAAGAATCCATCAAGTTTCAATTTGGTTTGTACATGCCAGTAATTGCTTTTGCCTTCACTTTTCTGGCCAACAGAAGAATCAAGAAAGACGAGGAACTTGTCAAATCCGTTGAACGTCTTCGCTAA
- a CDS encoding response regulator transcription factor, with protein MNKILIADDDQEILTFLTYNFEKENFRVHKASNGEEAVEKAKIIKPDIILMDLMMPVMDGVEATYHIKNNEKLNSIPIIMVSARSEDYSIIAGLDGGADDYVVKPVRFKVLLKKIESLLKRRSKTSKANLTSEYNDGRLYLNRASHEVKFNGEPIELANKEFDLVSLLVTQPEKVFSREEILTKIWNREVLVGERTIDVHVRKLRSKFGKEFIKTVNGVGYKYIVRKSEEQKSSSR; from the coding sequence ATGAACAAGATTCTCATAGCTGATGATGACCAGGAAATACTGACGTTTCTCACGTACAATTTCGAAAAAGAAAACTTCAGAGTGCATAAAGCTTCAAATGGTGAAGAAGCAGTTGAAAAGGCAAAAATAATTAAACCGGATATTATACTAATGGATTTAATGATGCCTGTAATGGATGGCGTAGAGGCAACTTATCATATTAAGAATAATGAAAAGCTTAATTCCATTCCAATTATAATGGTGTCTGCCAGGTCAGAAGATTACTCAATAATAGCAGGTTTAGATGGTGGGGCGGACGACTATGTTGTTAAACCTGTTCGATTTAAGGTCTTGCTGAAAAAGATCGAGTCACTTCTTAAAAGGAGGTCGAAAACCTCAAAAGCCAATTTGACAAGTGAGTACAATGACGGGAGACTCTACCTCAATAGAGCCTCACATGAGGTGAAATTCAACGGTGAGCCTATAGAGTTAGCGAATAAAGAGTTTGACCTAGTTTCTCTTTTGGTTACTCAGCCTGAAAAGGTTTTTTCTAGAGAAGAGATTTTAACTAAAATTTGGAATAGAGAGGTCTTAGTGGGTGAAAGGACTATTGATGTTCATGTAAGAAAACTCCGGTCAAAATTCGGAAAGGAGTTTATTAAAACAGTAAATGGTGTGGGGTATAAATACATTGTAAGGAAAAGTGAAGAACAAAAATCAAGTAGTCGCTAA
- a CDS encoding PhoH family protein — MARGKKKSEKKIFVLDTSVILHDHNSIISFDEHDVAIPITVLEELDNFKIGNETKNFACREFIRILDKLSKNQTLLDWVPLNGSDKKGKFKIIMQNENGDLNAEAIFGRNKNDHKILNAALTLKEQEPGRKVILVSKDINLRLKAKALNLQAEDYETGKIKEESTDYSGQTIIENVDPEIIQELYKNNQTANVEVLGDKKVSNGFYILKNDKNSILCFYNPLKQVVERVEKQYVYGIKPKNAEQTFALHALLNDDIRLVTLQGVAGTGKTLLALASALEKSNKYHQIILARPIVPLSNKDIGFLPGSAEDKVNPYMQPLFDNLSFIKNQFGENEKKTKKILEMEESGKLKISALAFIRGRSLSNVIMIVDEAQNLTPHEVKTIITRAGENTKIVFTGDVHQIDTPYLDEQSNGLSYVIDRLKGNELFAHILLEKGERSELANLANELL, encoded by the coding sequence ATGGCTAGAGGGAAAAAGAAGTCCGAAAAGAAGATCTTCGTATTGGACACATCCGTTATCTTACACGACCACAATTCAATAATAAGTTTTGACGAGCACGATGTTGCTATACCCATTACCGTTTTAGAGGAGTTAGATAACTTCAAGATCGGTAACGAAACAAAAAACTTCGCTTGTCGGGAGTTCATCAGAATACTCGATAAACTTTCAAAAAATCAAACCCTGTTGGATTGGGTTCCGTTGAACGGTAGTGACAAAAAAGGAAAGTTCAAGATCATTATGCAGAATGAAAATGGTGATCTGAATGCAGAAGCAATTTTCGGAAGAAATAAGAACGACCATAAAATTCTTAATGCTGCGCTCACCTTAAAGGAGCAGGAGCCTGGAAGAAAAGTTATTCTGGTAAGTAAAGATATCAATTTAAGGCTGAAGGCCAAGGCGCTTAATTTACAGGCAGAAGATTACGAAACAGGTAAGATCAAAGAGGAAAGTACCGATTATTCAGGGCAGACGATTATTGAGAATGTAGACCCTGAGATCATTCAGGAGCTTTACAAGAATAATCAAACAGCCAATGTAGAAGTGCTGGGAGATAAAAAAGTGAGTAACGGATTTTATATCCTCAAGAATGATAAAAATTCTATTCTTTGTTTTTACAATCCGTTAAAGCAGGTTGTAGAACGAGTAGAAAAACAATATGTGTACGGAATTAAGCCCAAAAATGCAGAGCAAACCTTTGCATTGCATGCTTTGCTGAATGATGACATTCGACTCGTTACCTTGCAAGGAGTAGCCGGAACAGGAAAAACATTGTTAGCCCTGGCTTCTGCACTGGAAAAAAGTAATAAATATCATCAGATTATTCTGGCGAGACCCATCGTGCCTTTGAGTAATAAAGATATTGGTTTTCTGCCCGGAAGTGCTGAGGACAAGGTAAATCCTTACATGCAGCCATTGTTTGATAATCTATCCTTCATTAAAAATCAGTTTGGTGAAAATGAGAAAAAGACCAAGAAGATATTGGAGATGGAAGAAAGCGGAAAGTTGAAGATTTCAGCGCTCGCTTTTATTCGGGGGCGTAGCTTGTCTAATGTGATCATGATTGTAGATGAAGCCCAGAATCTGACTCCCCACGAAGTGAAGACCATCATTACACGGGCGGGAGAGAATACAAAAATCGTTTTCACCGGAGATGTGCACCAGATTGATACGCCTTATCTGGACGAACAATCCAACGGCTTGAGTTATGTCATTGACCGTTTAAAAGGGAATGAGTTGTTTGCCCACATTCTGCTGGAAAAAGGAGAGCGTAGTGAGCTGGCGAATTTGGCCAATGAACTCCTTTAA
- a CDS encoding TonB-dependent receptor — MKTRLIGVAILFILGFTAVAQKAIIRGQITDKSNGETLPFANIYVKDDVSKGTTSDLDGNFTLKLDAGTYTIVFSFTSFTSIEKEMTVEAGETYVENIAMGTSSDILGEVKVVVEKKASNTMAAFDREKMKSTNMVDGTSSEQMKKTGDGDAGEVIKRVTGVSVEGGKYVYVRGLGDRYTKTILNGMVIPGLDPDRNTIQMDIFPTNLIDNITVYKTFTPELPGDYTGGLVNIVTKDFPTQKTLSFKAGFGYNTITTFNPDFILYPKGNLDFLGIDDGTRKMPVSPTVNFPDPTEGKEYLTTLTKKFNQQMAVAPATAMMNQSYSFGIGNQINSEKKDLDYGYNFYVNYQNNYNYYDDVRYNAFRKDPDASVYDLFPDRKSSGQMGQQNVIWSALLGQSIKINKRHKLSLNLFHTQNGQSTAASLNEVNFELNPATLFKQSLQYTQRSVSNLNLSGKHTLKKNKWTANWSISPSYSTISDPDIRSTILEREGNPENNIPYTYGLNPSVGSEIRRIFRDLSEYNLNSKVDFEYAFKKKDSLESKIKFGLSEVYKSRSYRIYDFIFDIEGNNVDIDQFDPNYFFQDENIWTVETDEGTYASGERELANTFDARQAVFAAYVMNELPVTEKFKAVYGVRAEKVINKYSGENNTGTVIFNDSTVLDELNFLPAVNLVYAIKDSLFETMNVRASYAQTLARPSFREKSIAQIYDPLQGRRYNGNIDLLQTVIHNADLRWEYFYGRTEVLSVSAFYKKFINPIEIVSFEVAPNEVKPTNAGEADVYGIELEARKRIGWVEKDYVKLYIGANFTYVKSQIDMNKILIDKGTDQYTEKEIRQANAREGETIGDYRPMFGQSPYLVNAFISFSQDSLGIDANLSYNVQGKRLAVIGIGAIPDVYEQPFHSLNFKISKKFGKNMQWKGSLTAQNILNFAQRRWYESYNTDPQVYDYLLQGRTISASISYTLK, encoded by the coding sequence ATGAAAACAAGATTAATTGGTGTAGCAATTTTATTTATTCTTGGCTTTACTGCTGTTGCGCAGAAAGCAATCATTAGAGGACAAATTACTGACAAGTCAAATGGAGAGACACTTCCATTTGCTAACATCTATGTTAAAGATGATGTATCAAAAGGTACAACTTCAGACCTGGATGGAAACTTCACTTTAAAACTCGATGCAGGTACCTATACCATTGTATTCTCCTTCACTTCGTTCACGAGTATAGAAAAAGAAATGACAGTTGAAGCTGGAGAAACCTATGTGGAAAACATTGCCATGGGAACTTCTTCTGACATATTAGGAGAGGTAAAAGTGGTCGTTGAGAAAAAGGCATCTAACACCATGGCCGCTTTCGACCGTGAAAAAATGAAGTCAACCAACATGGTGGATGGTACTTCTTCAGAACAAATGAAAAAAACAGGTGATGGAGATGCCGGAGAAGTCATCAAAAGAGTTACCGGAGTTTCTGTTGAAGGCGGAAAATATGTTTACGTTCGAGGGTTAGGAGATCGATATACCAAAACCATTTTAAATGGCATGGTGATTCCTGGGTTAGATCCTGATCGAAACACCATTCAAATGGATATTTTTCCAACTAACTTAATTGACAACATCACCGTTTATAAAACATTCACCCCTGAGTTACCCGGAGACTATACTGGAGGACTCGTAAACATTGTAACTAAAGATTTTCCTACTCAAAAGACACTTTCTTTTAAAGCTGGTTTCGGATACAATACCATCACCACATTTAACCCAGATTTTATTCTTTATCCAAAAGGGAACTTAGATTTTCTAGGAATAGACGATGGGACAAGAAAAATGCCAGTTTCACCGACTGTTAATTTTCCTGATCCAACAGAAGGTAAAGAATACTTGACCACATTAACCAAGAAGTTTAATCAACAAATGGCAGTTGCTCCTGCTACAGCGATGATGAATCAAAGTTATTCTTTTGGAATTGGGAATCAGATCAATAGTGAAAAGAAAGACTTAGATTACGGATACAACTTTTACGTAAACTACCAGAACAATTACAATTATTATGACGATGTAAGGTATAATGCTTTCCGAAAAGATCCAGATGCTTCTGTGTATGACCTGTTTCCAGACAGAAAATCCAGTGGACAAATGGGACAACAAAACGTGATCTGGTCAGCGTTGTTGGGTCAGTCCATTAAGATTAATAAGCGACATAAGCTTTCATTGAACTTGTTTCACACTCAAAACGGACAATCAACAGCAGCCAGTTTAAACGAAGTAAATTTTGAGTTAAACCCTGCAACGTTGTTCAAACAAAGTTTACAGTACACGCAGCGATCGGTTTCTAATTTGAATTTATCCGGAAAACATACGTTGAAAAAGAATAAGTGGACAGCCAACTGGTCGATCTCCCCTTCTTACTCTACAATTAGTGATCCCGACATTCGATCTACTATTCTAGAAAGAGAAGGGAATCCAGAGAATAATATTCCTTACACCTACGGATTGAACCCAAGTGTTGGTAGTGAAATCAGAAGGATATTCAGGGATCTTAGTGAGTACAACCTGAACTCAAAAGTTGATTTTGAATATGCGTTCAAAAAGAAAGACTCACTAGAATCTAAGATTAAATTCGGGCTATCTGAGGTTTACAAATCAAGATCATACAGAATTTATGATTTCATCTTCGACATTGAAGGCAATAACGTGGATATTGACCAGTTTGATCCGAACTACTTTTTTCAAGATGAAAACATCTGGACAGTAGAAACAGACGAAGGTACGTACGCTAGCGGAGAGAGAGAGCTGGCTAATACTTTTGATGCTAGACAGGCTGTATTTGCTGCCTATGTAATGAATGAACTACCTGTTACGGAGAAATTCAAAGCAGTTTACGGGGTTAGAGCTGAAAAGGTGATCAACAAGTATTCTGGTGAGAACAACACGGGAACGGTTATTTTTAATGACAGTACTGTTCTGGATGAATTAAACTTTTTACCTGCCGTGAATTTAGTCTATGCGATAAAAGACTCCTTATTTGAAACCATGAATGTGAGAGCCTCTTATGCTCAAACGCTGGCGAGACCATCATTCCGTGAAAAGTCAATAGCTCAGATCTATGACCCACTTCAGGGAAGAAGATACAATGGGAATATTGACCTTTTACAAACGGTCATTCACAATGCCGATCTAAGATGGGAGTATTTTTATGGGAGAACAGAAGTACTAAGTGTTAGTGCCTTCTATAAAAAGTTTATCAATCCGATTGAGATCGTTTCTTTTGAAGTAGCACCCAACGAAGTTAAACCAACAAATGCTGGTGAGGCAGACGTATACGGTATTGAACTTGAGGCTAGAAAGCGAATTGGGTGGGTTGAAAAGGACTACGTAAAACTCTATATCGGAGCCAACTTTACCTACGTTAAATCTCAGATCGATATGAATAAGATCTTGATTGACAAAGGGACTGATCAATATACTGAAAAGGAGATTCGACAAGCAAATGCGCGAGAAGGAGAAACCATTGGCGACTACAGACCTATGTTTGGACAATCACCGTACTTAGTGAATGCATTTATTTCATTTAGTCAAGATTCTCTAGGAATCGATGCTAACTTGAGCTATAACGTCCAAGGAAAACGCTTAGCAGTTATCGGTATTGGAGCAATTCCTGATGTTTATGAACAACCATTCCACAGTTTGAACTTCAAGATCAGTAAAAAGTTCGGAAAAAATATGCAATGGAAAGGAAGTTTAACCGCGCAAAACATCCTGAACTTTGCTCAAAGAAGATGGTATGAATCATACAATACAGATCCGCAAGTATACGACTACCTATTACAAGGCAGAACAATATCTGCATCAATTAGCTACACGTTGAAATAG
- a CDS encoding Dps family protein codes for MKNLNRIGLEIEKSNELVGQLSDLLSNYSVFYQNVRGYHWNIKGDNFFELHIKFEELYDDLVLKIDEIAERILTLGSEPENRYSVYLSQSVIKEATDLTNGKVAVQDILDSFKVLLIKQRTIMDFADEMGDEGTNALMSDYIREQEKLIWMYSAYLKQ; via the coding sequence ATGAAAAATTTAAACAGAATAGGATTGGAGATAGAAAAGAGTAATGAACTTGTCGGACAATTGAGCGATTTGCTCTCAAATTACTCAGTATTCTATCAGAACGTGAGAGGTTATCACTGGAATATTAAAGGTGATAATTTCTTTGAGTTACACATCAAATTTGAAGAATTATACGATGATTTGGTGCTCAAGATTGATGAAATTGCAGAAAGAATACTTACGCTAGGTAGTGAGCCAGAAAATCGTTACTCGGTTTATTTGTCGCAAAGTGTGATTAAAGAAGCTACGGACTTGACCAATGGCAAGGTGGCGGTTCAGGATATACTGGATAGTTTCAAGGTGCTTTTGATCAAGCAGAGAACGATAATGGATTTCGCAGATGAAATGGGGGATGAAGGCACCAATGCCTTGATGAGTGATTATATCAGGGAACAAGAAAAGTTAATCTGGATGTATTCAGCTTACCTCAAACAGTAA
- a CDS encoding SpoIIE family protein phosphatase — MKNKNQVVAKWNNFPIFYKTLISFISVLFLCLIVFGFWNVMMTKKQELIELKRELYKLEGDLNLSVVSANEFLLWDTKDVAFYESGTSKHINDFYQGIEETGDEVEQLHSSTVLDNAEIKLSLLGISNQLDELRTLFDQSKSLVLAKGFYDFGLVGDFRNTAHELEASYTAVIGLDNLLMLRRHEKDYLLRSDEKYLAKFVNKAADVVLNVQAQPISPVLKEQVIDHLHEYRRLFISYHLYDRQLAGENGLFQTFYDKSNNILSDLALIDQEFDFYIHETDRFYTVVLVVTMGLLVGLTFFFIVQLSRSLSSPIRKLNVGIRNFVESDFQSKSYLGSRRRTDEIGSLTNNFYRLQIEIADTFRKYREEAEIKHGKLVRQKERIEIQKFLLNEHREMLSETNKRIQESLNYAKRIQSNLLPELNSQLLQVAGFELWYKPKDVVSGDFYWCHQKDGCIYLALADCTGHGVPGAILSVLGISMLDAAVNQRDLDLPSEVLSFTNEEIIRILNKESSGDALFDSIDMTLLKLDPKRKELIVCSANTDYVIIAEGKVIRKKPSRCSVGSSHLYGYSGNYYEDDIYNYKDLEGIFLYSDGIVDQFSERTNKKFKWKRFADILASGGELSEMVNNMKMEVSRWKGSQEQTDDITFIGIALNDSKISPSVVAAKTASTVSEDVQRI; from the coding sequence GTGAAGAACAAAAATCAAGTAGTCGCTAAGTGGAATAACTTTCCGATCTTTTATAAAACACTGATCTCATTTATTAGTGTTCTCTTCTTGTGTTTGATCGTTTTTGGTTTTTGGAATGTAATGATGACAAAAAAGCAAGAATTGATCGAACTGAAACGCGAATTGTATAAGTTAGAGGGAGATCTTAATTTATCAGTTGTTTCGGCTAACGAGTTTTTGCTCTGGGATACAAAAGATGTCGCTTTCTATGAGTCAGGCACATCCAAACATATCAATGATTTTTACCAAGGGATTGAGGAAACAGGAGATGAAGTTGAGCAATTGCATTCTTCTACTGTTTTGGATAATGCAGAAATTAAGTTGAGTTTGTTGGGCATTTCCAATCAGCTGGATGAACTCAGAACACTATTTGATCAGTCCAAATCGTTGGTCTTGGCTAAGGGTTTTTATGATTTTGGCTTAGTTGGTGATTTCAGAAATACTGCTCATGAACTAGAAGCAAGTTATACGGCTGTTATTGGGTTGGATAATTTACTCATGCTGAGGAGACATGAAAAGGATTACTTGCTCAGAAGTGATGAAAAGTACTTAGCCAAATTTGTAAATAAAGCCGCAGACGTAGTGCTGAACGTTCAGGCACAGCCTATTTCACCTGTGCTTAAGGAGCAGGTAATTGACCACCTGCATGAGTACAGAAGGCTATTTATTAGCTATCATCTTTATGATCGACAATTGGCTGGAGAGAATGGACTTTTTCAGACATTTTATGATAAGTCAAATAACATTCTGTCTGATTTGGCATTGATAGATCAGGAGTTTGATTTTTATATCCATGAAACGGATCGGTTTTATACAGTCGTGCTAGTCGTAACGATGGGCTTGCTGGTGGGCTTGACATTCTTTTTTATTGTCCAACTGTCAAGAAGCTTATCAAGCCCAATTCGAAAATTAAACGTAGGTATAAGGAATTTTGTGGAGAGTGACTTCCAGTCGAAATCATACTTAGGTTCCAGAAGAAGAACGGATGAAATTGGCTCGCTAACCAACAACTTCTATCGATTACAGATTGAGATTGCTGATACGTTCCGCAAATACCGGGAGGAAGCAGAGATCAAACATGGAAAATTGGTTCGGCAAAAGGAACGAATTGAGATTCAAAAATTCTTGCTGAATGAACACCGGGAAATGCTGTCAGAGACTAATAAACGTATCCAGGAAAGTTTGAACTATGCCAAGCGAATTCAAAGTAATCTTTTGCCAGAACTTAATAGCCAATTGTTACAGGTAGCAGGATTTGAGCTATGGTACAAACCGAAGGATGTCGTTAGTGGTGATTTTTATTGGTGCCATCAAAAAGACGGGTGTATTTATCTTGCCCTTGCTGATTGTACTGGTCATGGGGTGCCTGGGGCAATTTTGAGTGTTTTGGGAATAAGTATGCTGGATGCTGCTGTAAATCAGAGAGATTTGGACCTCCCATCTGAAGTGTTGTCCTTCACTAATGAGGAGATAATCAGGATACTTAACAAAGAATCTTCAGGAGATGCTTTGTTTGATAGTATTGATATGACCCTGCTAAAGTTAGATCCCAAAAGAAAGGAGTTAATCGTTTGTTCAGCAAACACTGATTACGTAATCATTGCTGAAGGTAAGGTAATACGAAAAAAACCTTCCAGATGTTCTGTAGGTTCTTCTCACTTATACGGGTATAGTGGTAATTATTATGAGGATGACATCTACAACTATAAGGACCTTGAAGGCATATTCTTGTATTCTGATGGTATCGTAGATCAATTCAGTGAAAGAACCAACAAAAAGTTCAAGTGGAAGCGTTTTGCTGATATTCTTGCTTCGGGAGGTGAACTCTCAGAGATGGTAAATAATATGAAAATGGAAGTGAGCAGGTGGAAAGGTTCACAAGAACAGACAGATGACATTACCTTTATAGGTATTGCCTTAAACGATTCAAAGATTTCACCTTCAGTAGTGGCAGCAAAGACAGCGTCAACGGTTAGCGAAGACGTTCAACGGATTTGA